The Patescibacteria group bacterium genome includes a window with the following:
- a CDS encoding DEAD/DEAH box helicase family protein, whose amino-acid sequence MIKLKDYQKEAVENLHQKIEKSLKSPESEVVVFQAPTGSGKTVMVSALLKEFVRNRQDNNKFSFVWVSVRMLHEQSKEKLESYYEDDGNLRCSYFEDLEDRKIDENEILFINWHSINKKDINIFIKDNEKDNNLSNIIKNTKEDGRFIILIIDESHHTAGAEKSKELIEIIGPKITLEVSATPHLTEKVSEIEKVRLSDVKAEEMIKSEISVNPEFLNIKIGLKSSDEIVIEQALKKREELLKMYKREGSKINPLMLIQLPDNKSNLVSKKEGVIKLLNKKGITEKNGKLAIWLSEDKSDTLPNIEKNDNEVEVLIFKQAIALGWDCPRASILVIFRESKSFTFTIQTIGRIMRMPELKYYSKEPELNVGYVFTNLPNIEITEDYAKDYITIYESKRDSKLYNNISLPSIYLRRQRERTRLSGEFVKIFTKITEANNFKKQINLKPSKIINPIIAEGKIIDIDKSGEIEHKGMLKVSLDEKELQDKFDRFIVQNCTPYSPADSSDRMKTAIYQFFNKEFKFDKYDSKVQRMVLGKENIQLFVNILNLAKEKYKKEVVEKLSEKRELQAISNWEVPIFITYNSRYKKEEQPISVMKPFYVATQSEPERLFIELLNNSKKIKWWYKNGEAEIKYFAILRSDDRAFYPDFIIQFKNGTIGIFETKSGFTAGEDAKERAESLQRYIKKQNKSGKKIIGGIAIYVNGTWRYNDNDKYKYDPNNLSEWKILSL is encoded by the coding sequence ATGATTAAATTAAAAGATTATCAAAAAGAGGCAGTAGAAAATTTACATCAAAAAATAGAAAAATCTTTAAAGTCTCCAGAAAGTGAAGTTGTAGTATTTCAAGCCCCAACTGGTTCTGGTAAAACAGTTATGGTTTCTGCTTTATTAAAAGAATTTGTAAGAAATAGGCAAGATAATAATAAATTTTCTTTTGTTTGGGTTTCTGTAAGAATGTTGCACGAACAAAGCAAAGAAAAACTAGAAAGCTATTATGAAGATGATGGGAATTTAAGATGTTCTTATTTTGAAGATTTAGAAGACCGTAAAATTGATGAAAATGAAATATTATTTATCAATTGGCACAGTATAAACAAAAAGGATATAAATATTTTTATAAAAGACAATGAAAAGGATAATAATTTAAGTAATATCATAAAGAATACTAAAGAAGACGGCAGATTTATTATTTTGATTATAGATGAAAGTCATCATACCGCAGGTGCAGAAAAATCAAAAGAGCTTATTGAGATTATTGGTCCCAAAATAACGCTAGAAGTTTCAGCGACACCACACTTAACAGAAAAAGTTTCGGAGATAGAAAAGGTTCGTTTGTCTGATGTTAAGGCAGAAGAAATGATTAAATCTGAAATATCAGTTAATCCAGAGTTCCTTAATATTAAAATTGGTTTAAAAAGTAGTGATGAGATAGTTATAGAGCAAGCTTTAAAGAAGAGAGAAGAGTTATTAAAGATGTATAAAAGGGAGGGTTCAAAAATAAATCCCTTAATGCTTATTCAACTCCCAGATAATAAAAGTAATTTAGTGAGTAAAAAAGAGGGGGTGATAAAACTTTTAAATAAAAAAGGAATAACTGAAAAAAATGGAAAACTTGCCATCTGGTTATCTGAGGATAAATCTGATACTTTGCCAAACATTGAAAAAAATGATAATGAAGTTGAGGTCTTGATATTTAAACAAGCAATTGCTTTAGGTTGGGATTGTCCAAGAGCTTCGATTTTAGTGATTTTCAGAGAGTCAAAAAGTTTTACTTTTACAATCCAAACGATAGGTAGAATAATGAGAATGCCAGAGTTAAAATATTATTCAAAAGAACCAGAATTAAATGTTGGATATGTTTTTACAAATTTACCCAACATAGAAATTACGGAAGATTACGCAAAAGACTATATAACTATTTATGAGTCAAAAAGAGATAGCAAGCTTTATAATAATATTTCTTTGCCATCAATTTATCTAAGAAGACAAAGAGAAAGAACTCGTTTATCTGGAGAATTTGTGAAGATTTTTACAAAAATTACCGAAGCAAATAATTTTAAGAAACAAATAAATCTTAAGCCTTCAAAAATTATAAATCCTATAATAGCAGAGGGTAAAATTATCGATATTGATAAATCAGGTGAAATTGAACATAAAGGAATGCTTAAAGTATCTTTAGATGAAAAAGAATTACAAGACAAGTTTGATAGATTTATAGTGCAAAATTGCACTCCTTATTCACCAGCGGACTCAAGCGATAGAATGAAAACGGCGATTTATCAATTTTTTAATAAGGAATTTAAATTTGATAAATATGACTCTAAGGTTCAAAGAATGGTTTTAGGTAAAGAAAATATACAACTTTTTGTTAATATTCTTAATTTAGCTAAAGAAAAATATAAGAAAGAGGTTGTGGAGAAATTAAGTGAAAAAAGAGAACTACAAGCAATTTCTAATTGGGAGGTGCCAATATTTATAACTTATAATAGTAGATATAAAAAGGAAGAACAACCTATTTCTGTTATGAAACCATTTTATGTTGCAACTCAAAGTGAGCCAGAAAGATTATTCATAGAGTTGCTTAATAATTCAAAAAAAATTAAGTGGTGGTATAAGAATGGTGAGGCAGAAATAAAATATTTTGCAATTTTAAGGTCTGATGATAGAGCATTTTATCCAGATTTTATAATTCAATTTAAAAACGGAACTATTGGAATATTTGAGACTAAAAGTGGATTTACAGCGGGTGAAGACGCAAAAGAAAGAGCTGAAAGTTTGCAAAGATATATTAAGAAACAAAATAAGTCTGGTAAAAAAATTATTGGTGGTATAGCTATCTATGTCAATGGAACGTGGCGATACAATGATAATGATAAATATAAATACGACCCAAATAATTTAAGTGAGTGGAAAATTTTGAGTTTGTAA
- a CDS encoding site-specific DNA-methyltransferase, with amino-acid sequence MDNKQRLELTWIGKNNLDYDISNIEPRILEENLKLSNCENDPNTENMIIHGDNLLALKALLPEYEGKIKCIYIDPPYNTGNAFEHYDDCVEHSTWLSLMKPRLELLKKLLSRDGVILVQIDDKEGHYLKVLMDEVFDRNNFLVSIAVRSSTPSGLKTAHKAKTIIKQKDFILVYKNGPDIKISPAYIPKESWDDHYNYFFDKENNKVLNLKDVLLEHGIVDKKQKISDINIFDKDFRDFYLKNKDRIFRTAPEMPIDIKNQSKQNLSTIIEYGDEDGKQYAWNGNRMTFLNKTIKIIDGEEYMSNLLCDFWGDIDFQNTQNEGGVKFPASKKPEKLILRILNMFTEENDFVLDSFLGSGTTAAVAHKMKRRYIGVEMGDHAYSHCKVRLDNVIDGSDQGGISRSVEWKGGGAYRFYELAPSFIIKDEFSNPIIDEYYDDVKLIKAMCKFMNFTYQPSKTEYWKHGIGQGKNYIYITTQLLTSGIVQQIIGHLKEGETLTICPKKFEPGADKIDNRIIIKKIPQSVLKSCQFGKKDYLLPIKELSMEEIDTDEENDE; translated from the coding sequence ATGGATAATAAACAAAGATTAGAGCTTACTTGGATTGGTAAAAATAATCTTGATTATGATATTTCTAATATTGAGCCGAGAATCTTAGAAGAGAATTTGAAACTTTCAAATTGTGAAAATGATCCAAATACGGAGAATATGATTATACACGGAGATAATTTACTTGCCCTTAAGGCTCTTCTTCCGGAATATGAGGGGAAAATAAAATGTATTTATATTGATCCGCCCTATAATACTGGTAATGCTTTTGAACATTATGATGATTGTGTCGAACACAGTACTTGGCTTTCATTAATGAAACCAAGATTAGAGTTATTAAAAAAATTGTTAAGTAGAGACGGAGTAATATTAGTTCAAATTGATGATAAAGAAGGTCATTATTTGAAAGTTTTAATGGACGAAGTATTTGATAGGAATAATTTTTTAGTATCAATTGCTGTAAGATCGTCTACACCAAGTGGGTTAAAAACAGCCCACAAAGCAAAAACAATTATTAAACAAAAAGATTTTATTTTAGTCTATAAGAATGGCCCAGATATTAAAATTAGTCCTGCATACATCCCCAAAGAAAGTTGGGATGATCATTATAATTATTTTTTTGATAAAGAAAATAATAAAGTATTGAACTTAAAAGATGTTTTATTAGAGCATGGTATAGTTGATAAAAAACAAAAAATATCAGATATAAATATTTTCGATAAGGACTTTAGAGATTTTTATTTAAAAAACAAGGATAGAATATTCCGTACAGCCCCAGAAATGCCCATAGACATAAAAAACCAATCTAAACAAAATTTAAGTACAATAATCGAATATGGTGACGAAGATGGTAAACAGTATGCATGGAATGGCAATAGAATGACTTTTTTAAATAAAACTATAAAAATCATAGATGGAGAAGAATACATGTCAAATCTTTTATGCGATTTTTGGGGGGATATAGATTTTCAAAATACTCAAAATGAAGGAGGCGTGAAATTTCCAGCAAGTAAAAAACCAGAAAAATTGATTTTAAGAATTTTAAATATGTTTACAGAAGAAAATGACTTTGTTTTAGACTCATTTCTTGGTTCTGGCACAACTGCTGCAGTAGCGCATAAAATGAAGCGAAGGTATATAGGTGTTGAAATGGGGGATCATGCCTATTCACATTGTAAGGTACGGCTTGATAATGTGATAGATGGCTCTGACCAAGGTGGAATAAGCAGATCTGTGGAATGGAAAGGTGGGGGTGCATATAGATTTTATGAACTTGCACCTAGTTTTATTATAAAAGATGAATTTAGCAATCCTATTATTGATGAATATTATGATGATGTTAAGCTTATAAAAGCAATGTGTAAATTTATGAATTTTACTTATCAACCAAGTAAAACAGAATATTGGAAACACGGCATTGGACAAGGTAAGAATTATATCTACATTACAACACAACTTTTAACATCTGGAATAGTACAACAAATTATTGGACATTTAAAAGAAGGGGAAACTCTAACAATTTGTCCTAAGAAATTTGAACCAGGAGCTGATAAAATTGATAATCGAATAATTATTAAAAAAATTCCTCAATCGGTTTTAAAATCTTGTCAATTTGGTAAAAAAGATTATCTTCTCCCAATTAAAGAATTATCCATGGAAGAAATTGATACCGATGAAGAGAACGACGAATAA
- a CDS encoding SNF2-related protein, translating to MNITDHQAKYFAYELTKRCASDSLEKLSSTLSNSQVDLNPHQIEAALFAFRSPLSKGAILADEVGLGKTIEAGLVISQKWAERKRKILLIVPASLRKQWNSELQEKFFIPSIILEAKSFNQYIKEGNLNPFNQKDLIVICSYHFAKGKSVYIKQTNFDLVIIDEAHRLRNVYKNNNVIAREIKDAVQAYPKILLTATPLQNSLLELYGLTSIIDEHIFGDLNSYKANYAKVSREQDIYESELGMVEPRQEMFVDLRNRLKPICIRTLRRQVLEYINYRDRKPITQDYIPTEQEIELYDGMTEYLQRPKLYALPSSQRQLMTLILRKLLASSSFAIASTLDGLIYKLDKLIEHIRQNSVVKIDDLPKEIEEDYETYSETVDEWIDNEKDENENKINEKKNKLNIEDIQQIKEEKKDLEVFRDLAKSIFKNSKGESLLIALKKGFEMTQDLGAQKKAVIFTESRITQKYLLDLLSENGYQDKIILFNGTNNDQKSKEIYLEWLKKNKDTDKITGSKTADLRAAIVEYFKSDAEIMIATEAAAEGINLQFCSLVINYDLPWNPQRIEQRIGRCHRYGQKHDVVVVNFVNRKNAADQRVYELLDQKFMLFKGVFGASDEVLGNIESGVDFEKRIASIYQSCRTEEEINKAFDSLQAEMDESIQEGIKNAKEKLLENFDADVHEKLKINLKESRAYLETYEKWLWEISQYFLKDKANYSTDDYSFTLKENPFPGEDIDEGPYRIGKNIEDAHIYRPGHPLAIRILDKIKSNQLYPCEIVFNYSNYGQIISPIKELIGISGIMKVSQLTIDSFETEDVVLVTAINDRGNVIEEDIAKKLFALDTEILQNKIEIESENIDKKEKEKVKIITTNISERNSEFFDEEVDKLDKWAEDVKKSLEIELRRMDIDIKTMKTNAKKILNLEEKVKLQREIKNLEKKRNEMRQKLYKAQDEVDVKKENLLDKVEAQLNQKISLTTLFVIKFKII from the coding sequence ATGAATATCACAGATCATCAAGCTAAATATTTTGCTTATGAGCTCACTAAACGTTGTGCTTCAGATAGTCTAGAAAAATTATCATCAACTCTCTCAAATTCTCAAGTAGATTTGAACCCACATCAAATAGAGGCAGCTTTATTTGCTTTTAGATCTCCACTTTCTAAAGGAGCTATTTTAGCTGATGAGGTTGGTTTAGGAAAAACAATTGAAGCTGGTCTTGTAATTTCTCAAAAGTGGGCAGAGAGAAAAAGAAAAATACTTTTAATAGTTCCTGCTAGTTTAAGAAAACAATGGAATTCAGAGCTCCAAGAAAAATTTTTTATTCCATCAATTATTTTAGAAGCAAAATCTTTTAATCAGTATATAAAAGAAGGAAATCTTAATCCATTTAATCAAAAAGACCTTATAGTAATCTGTTCATATCATTTTGCAAAAGGAAAATCTGTTTATATAAAACAAACGAATTTTGATTTAGTTATTATTGATGAGGCGCATAGATTGAGAAATGTTTATAAAAATAATAATGTAATCGCCCGTGAGATAAAGGACGCAGTTCAGGCATATCCAAAAATACTTCTTACAGCCACACCATTACAAAATTCTTTACTTGAATTATATGGATTAACAAGTATTATTGATGAACATATCTTTGGAGATTTAAACAGCTATAAGGCTAATTATGCAAAAGTATCTAGAGAACAAGATATATATGAGAGTGAACTTGGAATGGTAGAACCAAGACAAGAGATGTTTGTTGATTTACGAAATAGACTTAAACCAATTTGTATTCGTACTTTACGTAGACAAGTTTTAGAATATATAAATTATCGTGATAGAAAACCAATTACTCAAGATTATATTCCAACAGAACAGGAAATTGAGTTGTATGATGGAATGACAGAATATTTACAAAGACCCAAATTGTATGCGCTACCATCAAGTCAACGCCAACTTATGACGCTTATTTTAAGAAAACTTTTGGCCTCTTCTTCTTTTGCTATTGCAAGTACTCTAGATGGTCTTATTTATAAATTAGATAAACTTATAGAACACATCAGACAAAATTCAGTTGTTAAAATTGATGATTTACCAAAAGAAATAGAAGAGGACTATGAAACATATTCTGAAACTGTTGATGAGTGGATTGATAATGAAAAAGATGAGAACGAAAATAAGATCAATGAAAAGAAAAATAAATTAAATATTGAAGATATACAACAAATTAAAGAAGAAAAAAAAGATTTAGAAGTATTTAGAGATTTAGCTAAATCTATATTCAAGAATTCAAAAGGAGAGTCACTTTTAATAGCTTTAAAGAAGGGCTTCGAAATGACACAGGATCTTGGAGCTCAAAAAAAAGCTGTTATTTTTACAGAATCTAGAATTACGCAAAAATATTTATTAGATTTATTATCTGAAAATGGATATCAAGACAAGATTATTTTATTCAATGGCACAAATAATGATCAAAAATCAAAAGAAATATATTTAGAATGGTTGAAAAAGAATAAAGATACTGACAAAATTACTGGCTCTAAAACAGCTGATTTACGTGCGGCAATCGTAGAATATTTTAAATCAGATGCTGAAATTATGATCGCTACTGAAGCAGCAGCAGAGGGTATAAATTTACAATTTTGTTCTTTGGTTATAAATTATGATCTTCCGTGGAATCCCCAAAGAATTGAACAGAGAATTGGTCGTTGTCATCGTTATGGACAAAAACACGATGTTGTCGTGGTAAATTTTGTAAATAGAAAAAATGCTGCCGATCAAAGGGTCTATGAACTTTTAGATCAGAAATTTATGTTATTTAAGGGTGTATTTGGTGCAAGTGATGAAGTTCTTGGAAATATTGAATCTGGGGTAGATTTTGAAAAAAGGATAGCTTCAATTTATCAATCTTGTCGTACCGAAGAAGAAATTAATAAAGCATTCGATTCTCTTCAAGCAGAAATGGATGAATCTATTCAAGAAGGAATTAAAAATGCAAAAGAGAAACTACTTGAAAATTTTGATGCAGATGTACACGAAAAATTAAAGATAAATTTAAAAGAAAGTAGGGCTTATTTAGAAACATATGAAAAATGGTTATGGGAAATCTCACAATACTTTTTGAAAGACAAAGCCAATTATTCAACTGATGATTATTCTTTTACATTAAAAGAAAATCCATTTCCAGGTGAAGATATTGATGAAGGTCCTTATAGAATTGGAAAAAATATTGAAGATGCACATATTTATCGTCCGGGACATCCATTAGCAATTCGCATTTTAGATAAAATAAAATCAAATCAGTTATATCCGTGTGAAATCGTTTTTAACTATTCTAACTATGGACAAATTATTTCCCCAATCAAGGAATTAATCGGCATTTCTGGTATAATGAAAGTATCCCAATTAACAATTGATTCATTTGAGACGGAAGATGTTGTGTTGGTTACCGCAATAAATGATAGGGGCAATGTTATAGAAGAAGATATCGCAAAGAAGCTTTTTGCCTTAGATACTGAAATATTGCAAAATAAAATTGAGATAGAATCAGAAAATATAGATAAAAAAGAAAAAGAAAAAGTTAAAATTATTACTACTAATATTTCCGAGAGAAATAGCGAATTTTTTGATGAAGAAGTTGACAAACTTGATAAATGGGCTGAAGATGTAAAAAAGAGTTTAGAAATAGAGCTTAGAAGAATGGATATAGATATAAAAACAATGAAAACAAATGCAAAGAAAATTTTAAACTTAGAAGAAAAAGTAAAATTACAAAGAGAGATAAAAAACTTAGAAAAGAAAAGAAATGAGATGCGTCAAAAGCTTTATAAAGCCCAAGATGAAGTAGATGTAAAAAAAGAAAATTTACTTGATAAAGTAGAAGCGCAACTTAATCAAAAAATATCTCTAACTACACTATTTGTTATTAAATTTAAAATAATATAA
- a CDS encoding site-specific DNA-methyltransferase encodes MKKLQLQSADKLSAKNVHIEDFESKQQKLFLKEIENLKNEIKKLKSRKKYGLVWEDKPEQVVDMCKDKLPVLVEEKNKEIKADKNKPIDILIEGDNYHSLSVLNYTHKGKIDVIYIDPPYNTGNKDFIYNDRYVDKEDNYRHSKWLSFMNNRLRLVKNLLKEDGLIFISIDDNEASQLKLLCDDIFGEQNLLDIFYLQVRYAGKSLNEKDDFQKLIEQVLIYAKNKHKFKPNKPSDIYSLAKFKFRVVEKTRGKKIKLGNKEVEIFKKGEYEIIEEKEENINLLKATWASGSVLKGNTSGKFFHTYLENRRDIDGLGTLYKVYGIGEDGIGYRYFTGPKKSTATKGIFYTGIPNFRRTDIEGGIDSHKERPIVNFYDYSGDFGNIRHEGAVDFRSGKKPTKMLKELINLNGNKKSVVLDFFAGSGSTGHAVEILNKEDGGERQFILCTSNEGDVCTKVCYPRIKNVSKDFNNNVKYFKTDFVDAKQTDRNKKKLIDKSTEMLCLKESCFKLVKKGESFKIFTNNKNKYLGIVYDDTGIESFKKEVNKLNKSIITYIFSLDDSAREEEFENIKRLVELKPIPVVILNVYKRIFK; translated from the coding sequence ATGAAAAAATTACAATTACAATCTGCGGATAAACTTTCTGCAAAGAATGTTCATATTGAAGATTTCGAAAGCAAACAACAGAAATTGTTTCTCAAAGAAATTGAAAATCTTAAAAATGAAATTAAAAAACTTAAATCAAGAAAAAAATACGGACTTGTATGGGAGGACAAACCAGAACAAGTTGTTGATATGTGTAAGGATAAATTACCTGTTCTAGTAGAGGAAAAAAATAAAGAAATTAAGGCCGATAAAAACAAACCAATTGATATTTTAATTGAGGGCGATAACTATCACTCCCTTTCTGTTTTAAATTACACTCATAAGGGGAAAATAGATGTTATTTATATTGACCCACCATACAATACTGGCAATAAAGATTTTATTTATAATGACCGTTATGTAGACAAAGAAGATAATTATCGTCATTCTAAGTGGCTCTCCTTTATGAATAATAGGCTAAGGCTTGTAAAAAATTTATTAAAAGAAGATGGGTTAATTTTCATTAGTATTGATGACAACGAAGCTTCTCAACTTAAATTGTTATGCGACGATATTTTTGGTGAACAGAACTTGCTGGATATTTTTTATTTACAAGTTAGATATGCAGGAAAATCACTTAATGAGAAAGACGATTTTCAAAAATTGATTGAACAAGTTTTAATTTATGCAAAAAATAAACATAAATTTAAACCAAATAAACCCAGTGATATTTATTCACTTGCTAAGTTTAAGTTTAGGGTGGTTGAAAAAACTAGGGGTAAAAAAATAAAACTTGGAAATAAAGAAGTGGAGATATTTAAGAAAGGAGAATATGAGATTATTGAAGAAAAAGAAGAAAATATAAACCTATTAAAAGCAACTTGGGCTAGCGGTAGTGTTCTTAAGGGAAATACTTCTGGAAAATTTTTTCATACTTATTTAGAGAATAGGAGAGACATAGATGGACTTGGAACTTTATATAAAGTATATGGAATTGGTGAAGATGGTATTGGCTATAGATATTTTACTGGTCCAAAGAAAAGCACAGCTACAAAGGGGATATTTTATACAGGCATTCCAAATTTTAGAAGGACTGATATTGAAGGGGGAATAGATAGTCATAAAGAACGTCCAATAGTTAACTTTTATGATTATAGTGGGGATTTTGGCAATATAAGACACGAGGGAGCCGTTGATTTTAGGAGTGGTAAGAAACCAACTAAAATGCTTAAGGAACTTATTAACTTGAATGGGAACAAAAAATCTGTGGTTCTAGATTTTTTTGCAGGTTCTGGTTCTACTGGACACGCTGTTGAGATATTAAATAAAGAAGATGGAGGAGAACGCCAATTTATTCTCTGCACAAGTAATGAAGGTGATGTTTGCACAAAAGTTTGTTATCCAAGAATTAAAAACGTATCTAAGGATTTCAATAATAATGTTAAGTATTTTAAAACTGATTTTGTAGACGCAAAACAAACTGACCGTAATAAGAAAAAACTTATTGATAAATCTACAGAAATGCTTTGTTTAAAAGAGTCTTGTTTTAAATTAGTTAAGAAGGGTGAAAGTTTTAAGATTTTTACGAATAATAAAAATAAATATTTAGGTATAGTTTATGATGATACAGGAATTGAGTCATTTAAAAAAGAAGTTAATAAATTAAATAAGTCAATTATCACTTATATTTTTTCTCTCGACGATAGTGCTAGAGAGGAAGAATTTGAAAATATAAAAAGATTGGTTGAGTTAAAGCCCATACCAGTCGTTATCCTTAATGTTTATAAAAGAATATTCAAATGA
- a CDS encoding NYN domain-containing protein: MNNKRVAVFIDNSNVFGNMRDLKKSGINWVCLYDPEFLAKKLAGNRELVYTGFYCTRPPAYLLKGNNDEKYKFNTANKYYSEIEKNPSVSVKYGDLKGTRGNLIEKNLDTQISSDMVEMAAFDKYDIAIIVSNDGDYKSAIESTKKFNKKIEVLFFQGSLSMSLRSVSDITRRARCSYFVKLDGM, from the coding sequence ATGAACAATAAAAGAGTAGCTGTTTTTATAGACAATAGTAATGTTTTTGGAAATATGCGAGATTTGAAAAAATCAGGAATAAATTGGGTTTGTTTGTATGACCCAGAATTTTTAGCAAAAAAATTAGCTGGAAATAGAGAATTAGTGTATACAGGATTTTATTGCACTAGACCACCAGCATATCTTTTAAAGGGAAATAATGATGAAAAATATAAATTTAATACTGCTAATAAATATTACAGCGAAATAGAAAAAAATCCTTCTGTATCCGTGAAATATGGAGACTTAAAGGGAACTAGAGGCAATCTAATAGAAAAAAATTTAGATACTCAAATAAGCTCTGATATGGTAGAAATGGCGGCGTTTGATAAATATGACATCGCAATTATAGTTTCTAATGATGGGGATTATAAAAGTGCTATTGAAAGCACTAAGAAATTTAATAAAAAAATAGAGGTTTTATTTTTTCAGGGTAGCTTATCTATGTCTTTAAGAAGTGTAAGTGATATAACAAGACGAGCTAGATGTTCTTATTTTGTGAAATTAGATGGTATGTAG